A stretch of Eleutherodactylus coqui strain aEleCoq1 chromosome 9, aEleCoq1.hap1, whole genome shotgun sequence DNA encodes these proteins:
- the NPC1 gene encoding NPC intracellular cholesterol transporter 1, producing the protein MAACCLLSAVLLSLLAAQVSSQHCVWYGECGEPTEGKRYNCEYLGPPIPLPKEGYELLQQLCPSLYYGNVSLCCDVQQLNTLNSNLQLPLQFLSRCPSCFYNLMTLFCELTCSPQQSEFLNVTETEPYKSSDQNKGNKSITAMEYFIGESFANAMYNACKDVEAPSSNVKALGLMCGRDAQDCNATNWIQYMFNKDNGQIPFTITPLFSDKPFLQMIPMNNATKGCNESVDEDGSPCSCQDCTMVCGEKPVPPPPPQPWLIWGFDAMAIIMWLAYAAFVLLFSAVVIGAWCYRKKNIISEYAPIDSTLAYSVNSTPIAGEPSCFDRIGERLENCLRVAFTKWGSFCVRNPWTVIFFSLAAIAVCCAGMKYMHITTDPVELWSDPHSQARQEKDYFDTHFGPFFRTEQLIITAPYSKGDMYSPVPSGDDVPFGPPLTFDILSQVLELQSAIEELSAEYHNETVMLKDICLAPLAPYNNNCTILSVLNYFQNSWSVLNHSVSDGFFTIADYHTHFLYCVKSPASLNDTSVLHDPCLGTFGGPIFPWLVLGGYDGDNYNNATALVITFPVNNFHNNTEKTNKAKAWEKAFIEFVKNYNNTNLSIAFSTERSIEDEINRESASDVTTVLISYALMFVYISLALGNIGHCSSILVDSKVSLGISGILIVLSSVACSLGVFSYARIPLTLIVIEVIPFLVLAVGVDNIYIIVQTLQRDERLEGEKLDQQIGRVLGDVAPSIFLSSFSETVAFFLGALSSMPAVRTFSLFAGMAVFFDFLLQITCFVSLLGLDIKRQEKNRLDILCCVPGCRRNRGSGKPKSWLFLFFKKIYSPILLKDWLRPIVVSVFVGMLSFSIAVVNKVEIGLDQSLSMPDDSYVLKYFDSLNKFMHSGPPVYFVVEEGHDYKSPEGQAMVCGGAGCNNNSLVQQIYNAAQMDNYTKIGYAPSSWLDDYFDWVKPQSSCCRVYNNTEKFCNASVVDPLCIRCRSFTPEGKRKPEGEEFMKFLPMFLSDNPNPKCGKGGHAAYGSAVNLLSNNTDVGATYFMTYHTVLHNSSDFIDALRKARMITKNITKSMDTPSRNISVFAYSVFYVFYEQYLTIVDDTVFNLSVSLAAIFFVAVILLGFEVWSAVLMCVTIAMILVNMFGVMWLWDISLNAVSLVNLVMCCGISVEFCSHVTRAFSVSTKGNKVQRAEDALAHMGSSVFSGITLTKFVGIGVLGLSKSQIFKVFYFRMYLSMVLLGAAHGLIFLPVLLSYVGPRVNKAKVQAAQERRRGTEQERLFNH; encoded by the exons GTGTCTTCCCAACATTGTGTCTGGTATGGAGAGTGTGGAGAACCAACAGAGGGCAAGAGGTACAACTGTGAATACCTTGGGCCTCCCATACCCCTACCCAAAGAGGGGTATGAGCTACTTCAG CAACTGTGCCCATCCTTATACTATGGAAACGTCAGCCTGTGCTGTGATGTACAGCAGCTCAACACTCTGAACAGCAACCTGCAGCTCCCCTTGCAGTTCTTGTCCAG GTGCCCTTCCTGCTTCTATAACTTAATGACTTTGTTTTGTGAGCTCACCTGTAGTCCACAACAGTCAGAGTTTCTAAATGTTACTGAAACCGAACCATATAAAAGCTCCGATCAAAACAAAGGGAACAAAAGCATTACAGCCATGGAGTATTTCATTGGGGAAAGCTTTGCAAATG CAATGTACAATGCTTGCAAGGACGTGGAAGCCCCATCAAGTAACGTGAAAGCCCTCGGTTTAATGTGTGGGAGAGACGCACAAGACTGCAATGCCACGAACTGGATTCAGTACATGTTTAATAAGGACAATGGACAGATTCCTTTTACCATCACTCCTCTGTTTTCTG ACAAGCCCTTCCTCCAAATGATACCCATGAATAATGCAACCAAAGGATGCAATGAGTCGGTAGATGAAGATGGCTCTCCTTGCAGCTGCCAAGACTGCACAATGGTCTGTGGGGAGAAACCTGTGCCTCCACCGCCTCCTCAGCCATGGCTGATCTGGGGTTTCGATGCAATGGCGATCATCATGTGGCTAGCCTATGCTGCCTTTGTACTGCTTTTCTCTGCAGTTGTGATTGGAGCTTGGTGCTACAG AAAAAAGAACATTATTTCGGAGTACGCCCCAATTGACAGCACTTTAGCCTATTCGGTCAACTCCACTCCCATAGCAG GTGAGCCTTCATGCTTTGACCGCATCGGGGAGCGACTTGAGAACTGTCTACGAGTAGCTTTTACCAAATGGGGATCCTTCTGTGTCCGGAACCCTTGGACTGTTATCTTTTTCTCCCTCGCTGCTATTGCCGTGTGCTGTGCTGGGATGAAGTACATGCATATTACTACAGACCCCGTGGAGCTTTGGTCTGATCCACACAGCCAGGCTCGCCAAGAGAAGGATTACTTCGATACCCACTTTGGACCTTTCTTCCGCACAGAGCAGCTGATTATCACTGCTCCCTACAGTAAGGGAGACATGTATAGCCCAGTTCCATCAGGAGATGACGTGCCGTTTGGCCCACCTCTAACCTTTGACATTCTGTCCCAG GTTTTGGAACTACAAAGCGCCATTGAAGAATTAAGTGCAGAGTACCACAATGAGACTGTGATGCTGAAGGACATCTGCTTGGCTCCCCTGGCACCGTATAACAACAATTGTACAATCCTCAGTGTGCTGAACTACTTCCAGAACAGCTGGTCAGTACTGAACCATTCTGTGAGCGACGGGTTCTTTACTATAGCGGACTACCACACCCACTTCTTGTACTGTGTGAA ATCTCCTGCATCGCTAAATGATACTTCTGTCCTTCACGATCCTTGCCTGGGTACATTTGGTGGGCCAATCTTCCCTTGGCTTGTACTTGGAGGCTATGATG GAGACAACTACAACAACGCTACGGCCCTCGTGATCACTTTCCCTGTGAACAACTTCCACAATAACACCGAGAAAACAAATAAAGCAAAAGCCTGGGAGAAAgc attTATAGAGTTTGTGAAAAATTACAACAACACCAATTTATCAATTGCCTTTTCTACTGAGAGGAGCATTGAGGATGAAATCAACCGGGAGAGCGCGAGTGATGTGACCACGGTTCTCATCAGCTACGCCCTGATGTTCGTCTACATCTCGCTGGCCTTGGGCAACATCGGCCACTGCAGCAGCATCTTG GTGGACTCTAAGGTCTCGCTGGGTATTTCTGGCATCCTGATTGTTCTGAGTTCTGTGGCTTGTTCTCTGGGGGTCTTCAGTTATGCTCGCATTCCACTCACCCTCATAGTAATAGAGGTCATCCCGTTTTTGGTTCTTGCTGTTGGAGTGGATAACATATACATCATTGTACAGACTCTACAG AGGGATGAACGACTTGAAGGGGAAAAGCTTGATCAGCAGATTGGCAGAGTCCTGGGTGATGTAGCCCCCAGCATATTCCTCTCCTCCTTCTCGGAGACGGTGGCCTTTTTCTTGG GAGCGCTGTCATCCATGCCAGCTGTGCGAACCTTTTCCCTCTTTGCTGGAATGGCTGTGTTTTTCGACTTTCTGCTCCAAATTACCTGCTTTGTGAGCTTACTTGGCTTGGACATCAAGAGACAAGAG AAAAATAGGTTGGACATCCTTTGCTGTGTTCCAGGATGCAGAAGAAATCGGGGGTCTGGAAAACCAAAAAGCTGGCTCTTCCTGTTCTTTAAAAAGATTTACTCACCAATATTATTGAAAGACTGGCTGAGACCCATAGTG GTATCTGTCTTTGTAGGAATGCTTTCCTTCAGTATCGCTGTGGTTAATAAAGTAGAAATTGGTTTGGACCAGTCGTTGTCTATGCCAGAT GATTCCTATGTTCTGAAGTATTTTGACTCCCTAAATAAGTTCATGCACAGCGGCCCGCCCGTCTACTTTGTGGTAGAAGAGGGGCATGATTACAAATCCCCAGAGGGGCAGGCTATGGTGTGCGGTGGGGCCGGCTGTAATAACAACTCGCTTGTACAACAGATTTATAATGCAGCACAAATGGACAACTA CACAAAAATTGGCTATGCTCCATCATCCTGGCTTGATGATTACTTTGATTGGGTGAAGCCTCAGTCGTCTTGTTGCCGAGTATATAACAACACTGAGAAATTCTGCAATGCTTCAG TTGTAGATCCGTTGTGCATTCGCTGTCGTAGTTTCACTCCAGAAGGCAAGCGGAAGCCAGAAGGAGAGGAGTTTATGAAATTCCTGCCTATGTTTCTTTCTGACAACCCCAATCCCAAGTGTGGTAAAGG TGGACATGCAGCGTACGGCTCTGCGGTGAACCTGCTCTCCAATAACACGGACGTCGGGGCCACCTACTTTATGACTTATCACACCGTCCTGCATAACTCCTCGGACTTCATCGATGCCCTACGAAAAGCACGAATGATAACCAAAAACATTACAAAAAGCATGGATACCCCGAGCAGGAACATCAGTGTCTTCGCTTACAG CGTCTTCTATGTATTTTATGAGCAGTATTTAACCATCGTGGACGATACCGTGTTCAACCTCAGTGTGTCGCTGGCTGCCATATTCTTCGTGGCTGTGATCTTGCTGGGATTTGAAGTTTGGTCTGCAGTTCTGATGTGTGTCACCATAGCCATGATCCTTGTCAACATGTTTGGGGTCATGTGGCTCTGGGACATCAGTCTAAACGCGGTTTCTCTGGTCAATTTGGTTATG TGCTGCGGTATCTCTGTGGAGTTTTGTAGTCATGTGACAAGGGCCTTTTCAGTGAGCACAAAGGGAAATAAGGTGCAACGTGCAGAAGACGCCTTGGCACATATGGGCAGCTCG GTCTTCAGTGGAATCACTCTGACAAAGTTTGTAGGGATTGGTGTGCTGGGCCTCTCCAAGTCTCAAATATTCAAGGTCTTCTACTTCCGGATGTACTTGTCTATGGTGCTGCTAGGAGCTGCCCACGGCCTCATATTTCTGCCTGTTCTTCTCAGTTACGTAG